The DNA region ATCACATGGCTGGACAGTTGCAAGGACAAATTGACTTCAAAAACCGACTCTTTACCTATCTAGATGGTATGACATTATCCTAACACtgcattgtatttaatttcattgaattaTTAAGCACTAGCTACTGGAACTTGCTAAAGACAACTGTCTCTAATCTCCTGTACATCAATAGAATGATCTTATACAGACCTTTAATGACTTTTCCAGGTCTTGGTGACTGCCAGGAGGCATACAGTCCCTACCCTAATGCACTCCTGTCTTTGCGATTTATCATATCTGTGGGTAAGATCATTATGGCGGATTCTCAGGTAGAGCCAGGAGAAGTCAAAGAGGGAGATAACATGACCATGTCAAAACCTAGGACACCTCTAAGTCGTCCAAGTGCTGTAAGTGTCTGTATGAAAAAACTTCTTTTAATTAAAGATCATATAGTTTTGTTAATTGTTATATTGAAGATCTGTCCTTTGTTTATGCACTTGCATGATTTTGGTTAAGCTTGGATTCTAgttaaaagaatgatttctgTACATGCAATTTTCTTGTACATGTTTGAGGTTGTTTGTTTTGGCATTTACTTTcaaccaatatattttgtacatgcatttaatttgttttttatagtACAGTGCTAAAAGCACAGCACAGTCAGGCTCCAACAGGCACGAACCAAGGGAGAGCACTCACTCAGCACACAGTGCAGGTGCTATTAGCAGCAGCGTCCATGACCTGAGCCCCACGCTCTGGCATGCGCTGGATGTATGGAGGTGTACTAACCACCTTGGTGGGGGACTAGCCGAGGCACTGAGGGCCCTAGCTACCTGTGGCATGGGACTGTCAAATgaaaactggtaaaaaaaatatccacaAAACTGTTATTTATACATGCATCATTCTGTTTAATTTATCCTTGATTGCCAGTACATTCTTATTTTAACAGTGTAAGTGCACATATCTGAtggtctttttcttttcttttgtttaaggATTGACACCATGGTAGCACTTGAAATTTTAGCGGAAGCAGCCAAGACTAACATTGCTGCAATGAAAATCCTCCACAGCTTAGCTCGAGGAGTTAGGCCAAAGGTCAGAGGAGGATCTGCACCAAGCAGCTCACGTTCTGACGCCTCAGGTACGAAAAACATATTTGTGAATATTTCAGattatacaatatgatatgGAGAAGAgataaataattacatgtatgttatgatCTATCATACAGATGTATACACTGTATCTACTGATGATGAGGATACACAAAGAGAGAGGGACTCCAAAATGAGCATTCCATCAAGCTCTAAACCAACTTTGAGCGACATCTATGAAAGAAGTGAAGAAGACAAGGATTCCGAGAAAAAGCTCTCCAGACATTCAAGACGCGGAGATGTGGAAATGACATCCACCGAGcctgaaataaaacagtttcCACTGCGAAGGTCCAAACCAGTGGCTCTTAGTGTTGAAAATCTAGAAAAATTTGATTCTAAATTGGCGTCCAAGGAATCTCCAAACACAGGTCTTAAAGGACCTGGCCCTCGGGAAGTCTCATTTGGGGAGATCAAAAAAGAGAGAACTAGTGTAACACAAGGATCCGACAGACCTCGGGTGACCCAGGGCTCCATGCGTACTGGGAGTTTTGTCACCGAGCCCGTACCTGGCACAGGGTGGAGGGTGGAGGTGGGGTCAGATCTACCTGAGGGGCGGGCTTCAGAGGCCAGCTCTGTCCCCACATACACAAACCTTCCGGTACGTACACCAGAGGAATGGATTACAGATGATAATTTCCATTTCAGATCAATATATGCCATTACGTAAATTTTACAGGAAAAGAGCATTCACATGAGCTTCCCATGAAACTTTTACATGGAACTCACTTCACAAGAATTtcataagaaaataattttcttgaATTTCCTGTGAACCTTATTTTGGGGCTAgcattttcaaattcatatcAAACACACTAAACAAGTGAGTTTTTTAGAGTTGAAATTTATCTGAATGATCTCTTcatgtaaatttcatttttaaaatttctcattatttcatatgatattaCAAGTGCTagtgtagttttttttaatttcttgagCTTCTGAATTGTTTCAAtgattcatttttctttcaaagattGCAGTTTTTTcacatgttatttttatttcatcatctaTATACTAAAGATATTTCTTGTTTCATATAGCGCCAAGACACCCCTGGCATCAATGGTTGGCACTGGGAGGTTGCCATCACTTACACAGACATCTTGTGTGATATTTGTCTCCATGGTGGTACAGCCGGAATCCAGAAGATGGCACTGATGGGAGTAAACAAGGAGCTGACCGACCCCTTCCAGAGGGGCTTTGTCAGTATCCCCCTGGCCAGTGCTGGACTCCTGGATCTGGCCTTCTTTCATGCCGCCAGTGAAACCAGGGATGGAGGTAAAGCACCATTGTCAACTTTatgaatcaacaaatcagaaaaattactgtggttttattaatattctagggtatcaattttttgttgattgaatgATAACAACAGATTCAATGCTATGTTTATTTGTGGCCAATGGTTTAAGAAATACAATAATACAGGAGAGTGAAATAGATTTCATACTTTTCTAGGTCCAAATGATTGGAGCTGGAGAATTCGCTTTGGTTCTATCCAGTCTCTTGTGAAAATCTGCCGATGCCTGTCCTCGGACAAGAACCGGGAAGGAATGAGGACAGCGGCATGGAACATTCTGATCAGGGCCCACTCTGTGGAGAAAGACGACCGAGTGCTGGAGGCCCTAAAAGTGGGACAGGTAGGAATTCATCAAACACATACCTGGTACATGGTTCTTGGCTTTATTTACCGGGGCatacaaaatcatttttgttaaggGGGCTCACTACATcttcaaattgttttaaatcaGCAGATAATTACATGATTATGGTAAATAGCATGATGAATAAAAAGCATACAAGTCAAATAGGTGAAAAAATGTGCACTTTTggctaaataaatttaataaaatatttaaatcaccATCTTCTGACGTAGTATCTTAAAAAGTATTAGTCTACGTgaagtgaggtaccttaataaGTAGCTTTGAATGTTGATATATATCGTGAATTGTACTATTGCAGGTCCATACTGATCTAGAGAGTCTTCTTGCAAAGAAAGATGCAGTCAATCCCACAACCATTGGTTCAAAAATTGCCAGTGGTAAGCTTTCTGTATACATCCCATTCTTCTAGCGAGATGATTGCTGATTACCAAATAGTCCTTTtacttcaatttcattgatttctcTATAATCCTATCTTGTATTCAGACATTCTTTCAGATATTCTATAACagctttttttttacctgtaggATTATCAATGATCTACCTGCCACCTCTACCCCCTGCAGTAGAACCCTACATCCCCCCTCCAATGAAGCAAACCCCACCCACTCCTCCCCTCAAGAAGGAGCAGACACCCAGAGCAGACAAGAAAATGAGAACCTCTCTGAAGTAAGCACTCATCCTATACAAACATGAcaattattttgatgatatataaaaatgattcaaGAGTTGCATTATCAATAGTATTCACATAATGAACAAAGAACATGCTCCCTTTGTTCACAAAATGAACAGACTTTCATCATTTGACCTTGGTTTTGTAGGGAGGAGATAATGTTGGCCACTGCTCTCTATGAGGAGCCACCAAACTTTCAGATGAGGACAGGGTTTGATCTGAGAAGAATTGTTGAGGACCAGGTAAGTGAGCTcttaatccaaaaaaaaaaaatacgagtTGTTTGCTTGcttgaaaataaagaaagaaaaagtgaGTAAGCTCACATACCCTAACTCCCCCATTACTTGATAATTATGCATTATATACActaattaattcaaataaagGACTTAGctcaccaaaaaaaataaacagatcgAAACTTCTTTCAAacatcaatctgattaaaattagatccttGATCCactccttaattttttttaattgtctcGTGTAGcaacaataatcaaagtactgaaagtactgaaaagcgctaacctagcttggttctaagaaaatttactgtgtgcaagcgtaggcgggaatgagccttattgaaattttggtttatgtttaatgaatatcaatttaaagtatctaaggccagatttctttaaatatatgttactttctgaagatgatgtgaattaaagctgaacttgtatatggatacttgcctgaaaaaagatatgttaaaatcacaaattataccttttgaacagtaatttatcacattttttgacattttcttgcaaagaatcgattttatttttctatattttagcttctgaatacgcactatattttttcatcactgcgtagcatcccgtgctgatgtacgtaagccctgcaaaccaatcgtatctactcggccatttccgtcacccagataactggttccctatacctcttaccagtttaaatgatgtatatttctgctcatagagggcagttattccttgcaccggaaatagaagtctaacgacaataaagcgctgagctatgcttagcgctttaaaaatgatAAGGAGTGGGtcaaggatctgattttaatcagattgctgCAAATATGCACTTCTATTCTCTTGTCTTTAACAACACACCAGTACCTCTCTTCTTCAGGTTAGTTATTTGGTTTTTATCTAAATgcataaaatgtatattatagtGGAGAAAGGAACTTCAAATAGAGCTGGAGGCAGAGGAAAAGGAGAGACAGAAAAAATTAGAAGCTCAGCAGAAAGAAGAGGAGGAAAGGCAGAGAGAAATAGCTGAGCTGAAAGCTGGGAAGTTCAAAAAGAAGCCGAAGAAATCAGAGACAGAGTCTGAAGAGACAACTGAAAACAAGGCTGGAACCTTGGGGGAGAGGCCATCTGTGGAGGGAGAAGGGGGGAGTGAGAATAAAACATCAGAAGAGTGAAGGAGGGGAGACAACTCTGTTATTGAAATCTGTGATACAATGCTACTGCTGTATGCTAGTGTTAAGTCTGTGTTAAATCCACTATTGTACtgcttgttgatgttttatttcTGTTATCTATAGATATGGAATATTAAATTCCATGAAAAGAAAGttggtttttttctaaatgtacatgtattaaggtaTTTATCATAATTGTTACATTTTAgtcaactttaatttttttttactttataagaGGTTCAAAATTGGTTTTAAGGGGGCATGGTCAaagttttggtcaaattctattttttctgtttttattatttacaatgctttaggaatgcaattttaatgatcaaatgaaatttgggagTCAGTCATAGAGATATtggcaagatacagagttcgcAATTcttttgtcatgtaaacaaggcatcgtgtcctgtttttgtttacataggttcaatatacatataccagtaaaaaaatctttctcaaactgatttgcctatcaaacagttcctaacatttaacacattcatttgaggtctaaaacaggaatttactttttaacattcaaaatgtaaacaaaagttttgtttacatagcaaaaaattgtaagctctgtcACTCGCTTACATATCAAAG from Crassostrea angulata isolate pt1a10 chromosome 7, ASM2561291v2, whole genome shotgun sequence includes:
- the LOC128156213 gene encoding transmembrane protein 232-like; translation: MPITKIPIIHKFGIISHSQRLELQERLLKQSYLQSLQSQKALVKSSKNPLEVSEEFIRNYNSSQDLEDREKYEVTAHKMLERAKRRAGLRKCGTGPFVNLPMAWTELAQLAQCKGKIQEECLDVLITSLDQSPLEKYHIPALFFLAETMLYWLRTDAVHQPYLRTGEIKLLKMGQLTFTRLFYHHMAGQLQGQIDFKNRLFTYLDGLGDCQEAYSPYPNALLSLRFIISVGKIIMADSQVEPGEVKEGDNMTMSKPRTPLSRPSAYSAKSTAQSGSNRHEPRESTHSAHSAGAISSSVHDLSPTLWHALDVWRCTNHLGGGLAEALRALATCGMGLSNENWIDTMVALEILAEAAKTNIAAMKILHSLARGVRPKVRGGSAPSSSRSDASDVYTVSTDDEDTQRERDSKMSIPSSSKPTLSDIYERSEEDKDSEKKLSRHSRRGDVEMTSTEPEIKQFPLRRSKPVALSVENLEKFDSKLASKESPNTGLKGPGPREVSFGEIKKERTSVTQGSDRPRVTQGSMRTGSFVTEPVPGTGWRVEVGSDLPEGRASEASSVPTYTNLPRQDTPGINGWHWEVAITYTDILCDICLHGGTAGIQKMALMGVNKELTDPFQRGFVSIPLASAGLLDLAFFHAASETRDGGPNDWSWRIRFGSIQSLVKICRCLSSDKNREGMRTAAWNILIRAHSVEKDDRVLEALKVGQVHTDLESLLAKKDAVNPTTIGSKIASGLSMIYLPPLPPAVEPYIPPPMKQTPPTPPLKKEQTPRADKKMRTSLKEEIMLATALYEEPPNFQMRTGFDLRRIVEDQWRKELQIELEAEEKERQKKLEAQQKEEEERQREIAELKAGKFKKKPKKSETESEETTENKAGTLGERPSVEGEGGSENKTSEE